One stretch of Fusobacterium sp. DNA includes these proteins:
- a CDS encoding phosphatase PAP2 family protein — MFQLFESTDVYILFFIQNHFKNSFLDKVMPLITKLGSLGIFWITLACFLILIKKYRRIGITIFISIFLCALIGNIILKPLIKRIRPFDLVYFTQLLISAPKDFSFPSGHTMASFASATIIISQNKKWGIYAFILAFLIGFSRLYLFVHFPSDVIIGAIIGSILGIFSIKLYNIFIGQVKNVPY; from the coding sequence ATGTTTCAACTTTTTGAATCTACAGATGTTTATATTTTATTTTTTATTCAGAATCATTTTAAAAATTCCTTTCTTGATAAGGTTATGCCATTAATAACTAAATTAGGTAGTTTAGGTATTTTTTGGATAACACTTGCTTGTTTCCTTATATTAATAAAAAAATACAGAAGGATTGGAATAACGATTTTTATCTCAATTTTTCTGTGTGCATTAATTGGAAATATTATTCTTAAGCCTTTAATTAAAAGAATAAGACCATTTGATTTAGTTTATTTTACACAATTATTAATTTCTGCTCCAAAAGATTTTTCTTTTCCATCTGGACATACAATGGCTTCTTTTGCTTCTGCAACTATAATAATTTCCCAGAATAAAAAATGGGGAATATATGCATTTATTCTTGCTTTTTTAATAGGTTTTTCACGTTTATATCTTTTTGTACATTTTCCTAGTGATGTAATAATAGGAGCTATTATTGGCTCTATACTAGGAATATTTTCAATAAAACTTTATAATATATTTATTGGTCAAGTAAAAAATGTCCCATATTAA
- a CDS encoding sigma-70 family RNA polymerase sigma factor, with protein sequence MINIHTIHAAQEGDEDAIQQIFENFKKLMIFKTKKYFFHGGDKEDVMQEAMIGLLKAINAYDENKNASFTTFALLCIKRQIITALKNSNSGKNKILNMAVSTSSDNEDEAEFTYDNKSFNFYNPEEIYLSKEKIKYLNKYLKMHLSPMENEIFEYMLAEMTYIEIAKKTGREVKSVDNSIQRIKKKLKNFIEEYEK encoded by the coding sequence ATGATAAATATTCATACTATTCATGCCGCTCAAGAGGGTGATGAAGACGCCATACAACAAATTTTTGAAAATTTCAAAAAGCTCATGATTTTCAAAACTAAAAAATATTTTTTCCATGGCGGTGACAAAGAAGATGTCATGCAAGAAGCTATGATTGGTCTTTTAAAAGCCATCAATGCTTATGATGAAAATAAAAATGCTTCTTTTACAACTTTTGCACTTTTATGTATCAAACGTCAAATTATAACTGCATTAAAAAACTCTAATTCTGGAAAAAATAAAATATTAAATATGGCAGTTTCTACTTCTTCAGATAATGAAGATGAGGCAGAATTTACATATGACAATAAATCATTCAATTTTTATAATCCAGAAGAGATATACCTAAGTAAAGAAAAAATTAAATATCTGAACAAATATTTGAAAATGCATTTGAGTCCTATGGAGAATGAGATTTTTGAATATATGCTAGCTGAAATGACTTATATTGAAATAGCAAAAAAAACTGGCAGAGAGGTGAAATCTGTAGATAACAGCATACAAAGGATAAAGAAAAAATTAAAGAATTTTATTGAGGAGTATGAGAAATGA
- a CDS encoding GNAT family protein, protein MYIKTENIVIRAFAKKDIKNLYTIVRETAIYRFMPDWADEFPTLQDYEPLIDWFIKQQDTIDISIGRRYAVASPDTDDMIGMVGIGLEETLNEIEVAYFMSENNRKKGYMKEAIIALVEWCFQVSDIKYLILTIDCANTPSNKLAEKCGFHLFEKRMPIGHKQPNMESDSYYYYRKYRI, encoded by the coding sequence ATGTATATAAAAACAGAAAATATTGTGATCAGAGCTTTTGCCAAAAAGGATATTAAAAATCTTTACACAATTGTTAGAGAAACGGCTATATATCGCTTTATGCCAGACTGGGCTGATGAATTTCCGACACTGCAGGATTATGAACCACTGATAGACTGGTTCATAAAGCAGCAGGATACTATTGATATTTCTATTGGCAGACGTTATGCAGTTGCTTCACCAGACACTGATGATATGATTGGTATGGTTGGAATTGGACTTGAAGAAACACTAAATGAAATTGAAGTTGCCTATTTTATGTCAGAAAATAATCGAAAAAAAGGGTATATGAAAGAAGCAATAATAGCTTTAGTTGAATGGTGTTTTCAAGTATCAGATATAAAGTATTTGATTTTGACGATTGATTGTGCAAATACTCCATCAAATAAACTGGCTGAAAAATGTGGCTTTCATTTATTTGAAAAGAGAATGCCAATAGGGCATAAACAACCTAATATGGAAAGTGACAGTTATTATTATTACAGGAAATATAGGATTTAA
- a CDS encoding autotransporter outer membrane beta-barrel domain-containing protein, which produces KTYENKGEYNTYSVAFDNRLTKVMYTDLSRQLDIYADLDLEYGKVDDFKESAGSKGGLEVQIKDNDYFSAQAGAGVKASQRIYAGNDISVKVTADVKYAYEFGDNYDGNKARLKNGGEGYYSLITPEEREGKLSGKVGLTIEKANHMGVTFEVEAADENHKKDSSIKYGVRFNYKF; this is translated from the coding sequence AAAACTTATGAAAATAAGGGAGAGTACAATACTTACTCTGTAGCATTTGACAACAGACTTACTAAAGTTATGTATACAGACCTTTCTAGACAATTAGATATATATGCTGATTTAGATTTAGAATATGGAAAAGTAGATGACTTCAAAGAAAGCGCTGGAAGCAAAGGTGGACTGGAAGTACAAATTAAAGATAATGACTACTTCAGCGCACAAGCAGGAGCGGGAGTAAAAGCATCTCAAAGAATCTATGCAGGAAATGATATATCTGTAAAAGTAACAGCAGATGTAAAATATGCATATGAATTTGGAGATAACTATGATGGTAATAAAGCAAGACTTAAAAATGGTGGAGAAGGATATTACAGTTTAATCACTCCAGAAGAAAGAGAAGGTAAATTAAGTGGAAAAGTTGGACTTACAATAGAAAAAGCTAACCACATGGGAGTAACATTTGAAGTGGAAGCTGCAGATGAAAACCATAAAAAAGATTCATCAATTAAATATGGTGTAAGATTCAATTACAAATTCTAA
- a CDS encoding ABC transporter substrate-binding protein — MKKVLWILLPLLLLIGCGKEKAPEAEKSKPNKLIYSQSSESVTLHPHEATDVYSRRVISNIFDRLIETNEKLEIVPGLAESWEQVDPLTLKFNLRKGVKFQNGDELTSEDVKYTFENAKKSAKVGTLYAMIESVETPDKYTAVFKTSTPSGSLMHHLTHITASILNKKYYETTENTNHKPMGTGAYSLIEWKPGDYMTLKRNDDYFRGKPAIEIVEVRAVPEENSRVIAIETGEHHITGDIDSIGRKILAGREDVKIDEISSLGVAYLGVNTAKGALQDVRVRKAIAMGVNRDIIIDSVLMGAVEKANSLLGPGVVGYSKDTKPFEYNPEEAKKLLNEAGYETLDLTLVTSNNDLRKQMAEIMQAQLKEIGINIKIEILEWAAFLNTTGSGKSDLFMIGWSNSSGDADYGLTPMLHSSMKGNSGNRSFFDNKEFDTLLEEGKVELNPEKRAEIYAKAQDVMNREVPILPIYFMPASAGIRKEVKGFVQSPINNPTFYKLSF; from the coding sequence ATGAAAAAAGTATTGTGGATATTATTACCACTTTTACTGCTTATTGGTTGTGGAAAAGAAAAAGCACCTGAAGCAGAAAAATCAAAACCAAATAAACTAATATACAGCCAAAGTAGTGAATCAGTGACACTTCATCCGCATGAAGCAACAGATGTATATTCAAGAAGAGTAATATCAAATATTTTTGATAGACTTATAGAAACTAATGAAAAATTGGAAATAGTACCTGGATTAGCAGAAAGCTGGGAACAGGTAGACCCTTTAACTTTAAAGTTTAATTTAAGAAAAGGAGTTAAATTTCAAAATGGAGATGAACTTACATCAGAAGATGTAAAATATACATTTGAAAATGCTAAAAAATCAGCAAAAGTAGGAACTTTATATGCAATGATAGAAAGTGTAGAAACTCCTGATAAATACACAGCTGTATTTAAAACAAGTACACCATCAGGATCTCTTATGCATCATTTAACTCATATAACAGCTTCTATTCTTAATAAAAAATATTATGAAACTACAGAGAATACTAATCATAAGCCAATGGGAACTGGAGCATATTCACTTATAGAATGGAAACCAGGAGATTATATGACTCTTAAAAGAAATGATGACTACTTCAGAGGGAAGCCAGCTATTGAAATAGTTGAGGTGAGAGCTGTTCCAGAAGAAAACAGCAGAGTTATTGCTATCGAGACAGGAGAGCATCATATAACAGGAGATATAGATTCAATAGGTAGAAAGATATTGGCAGGAAGAGAAGATGTAAAAATAGATGAAATAAGCTCTCTGGGAGTTGCTTATTTAGGAGTCAATACTGCTAAAGGTGCATTACAAGATGTAAGGGTAAGAAAAGCTATTGCTATGGGAGTGAATAGAGACATTATCATAGATTCTGTTTTGATGGGAGCAGTGGAAAAAGCCAACAGTCTTCTTGGACCAGGAGTAGTTGGTTATTCAAAAGACACGAAACCATTTGAATATAATCCAGAAGAAGCTAAAAAATTGCTTAATGAAGCAGGCTATGAAACTCTCGATCTTACTTTAGTAACAAGTAATAATGATCTAAGAAAACAAATGGCAGAAATTATGCAGGCTCAATTAAAAGAAATAGGAATAAATATAAAAATAGAAATATTAGAATGGGCAGCTTTCCTGAATACTACTGGAAGTGGAAAGAGTGATTTATTCATGATAGGATGGTCTAATTCATCGGGAGATGCTGACTATGGACTTACCCCTATGCTGCACAGCAGTATGAAGGGAAATTCTGGAAATAGAAGTTTCTTTGATAATAAAGAATTTGATACATTATTAGAAGAAGGAAAAGTAGAATTAAATCCTGAAAAAAGAGCAGAGATTTATGCAAAAGCTCAAGATGTTATGAACAGAGAAGTGCCAATTCTTCCAATTTACTTTATGCCAGCAAGTGCAGGAATAAGAAAAGAAGTAAAAGGATTTGTACAATCTCCAATAAATAATCCGACATTCTATAAATTATCATTTTAA